In Marivirga salinae, a single window of DNA contains:
- the recJ gene encoding single-stranded-DNA-specific exonuclease RecJ, protein MPKQKKWIIEPEPQSPKVDELSQSININPVLSKILVNRGITSFEEAKSYFRPSIEDCHDPFLMQDMSIAVNRLIKAIDNNEPILVYGDYDVDGSTSVAMMYSFLKNYCKNLFYYIPDRYLEGYGISIKGIDYAKENNCGLIISLDCGIKALDQVNYANSKDIDFIICDHHNPGETLPEAIAVLDPKRKDCSYPFKELSGCGVGFKLIQAFCIQKEIPEHHAFELLDLVAISIAADIVAVTGENRTLAFYGLEKINFNPRPGIKALLQASGLKDKITISNLVFQLGPRINAAGRIDHAHLAVRLLTAIHEDEALIIAENVTTKNNTRKDFDQNITAEALSTIEENENLLSAKSTVLFNKNWHKGVIGIVASRCIEHHYRPTIIMTESNGKATGSARSVEGFDLYSAIESCKEHLEQFGGHKHAAGLTLSIDQIPNFAAAFEAIVQKHITEEQLIPKVNIDSYIELDQITDKFYSILSQMDPFGPGNMQPVFAAKNLSIVGEPLILKEKHLKLTIKDKSGKNKITAIGFGMAEYKALIMNSNTFEIAFTIQENHFNGVKSLQLYLKDIRIE, encoded by the coding sequence ATGCCAAAACAAAAAAAGTGGATTATAGAACCAGAACCTCAGTCCCCTAAAGTTGATGAATTAAGTCAATCAATTAATATCAATCCTGTCCTATCCAAAATATTGGTAAATAGAGGAATTACCAGTTTTGAAGAGGCAAAATCTTATTTCAGACCTTCGATTGAAGACTGTCATGATCCATTTCTGATGCAGGATATGTCAATTGCTGTTAATAGATTAATAAAAGCCATTGACAACAATGAGCCAATTCTGGTTTATGGGGATTATGATGTGGATGGTTCTACATCTGTTGCTATGATGTACAGCTTCTTAAAGAATTATTGCAAAAATCTTTTCTACTACATTCCAGATAGGTATTTGGAAGGCTATGGAATCTCAATCAAAGGCATTGATTATGCAAAGGAGAATAATTGTGGCCTTATCATTTCACTTGATTGCGGCATAAAAGCTTTAGATCAAGTTAATTATGCTAATTCAAAAGATATTGACTTTATTATTTGCGATCACCATAATCCAGGTGAAACCTTACCTGAAGCAATTGCTGTTTTGGATCCTAAAAGAAAAGATTGCTCCTACCCTTTTAAAGAACTGTCGGGTTGTGGGGTCGGCTTCAAGCTTATTCAAGCTTTTTGTATTCAAAAAGAAATCCCTGAGCATCATGCTTTTGAGTTACTCGATTTGGTTGCTATTAGCATTGCCGCTGATATTGTAGCTGTAACTGGAGAAAATAGAACATTAGCTTTTTATGGATTAGAAAAAATTAATTTTAACCCTAGACCAGGAATAAAGGCATTACTGCAAGCATCAGGACTGAAAGATAAAATCACCATATCCAATTTAGTCTTCCAACTTGGCCCAAGGATAAATGCTGCTGGCAGAATAGATCATGCTCACTTAGCTGTAAGATTATTAACTGCCATCCATGAAGATGAGGCTTTAATTATTGCTGAAAATGTCACCACTAAAAATAATACTAGAAAAGATTTTGATCAAAATATTACTGCTGAAGCCCTAAGCACTATTGAAGAAAACGAAAATCTACTAAGCGCTAAAAGTACAGTGCTTTTTAATAAAAACTGGCACAAAGGAGTAATCGGTATAGTAGCTTCCAGATGTATTGAACATCATTATCGGCCTACGATCATCATGACTGAATCCAATGGAAAAGCAACGGGTTCTGCACGATCTGTAGAAGGTTTTGATCTCTATTCAGCAATTGAGTCGTGCAAAGAACATTTGGAACAGTTCGGGGGGCATAAACATGCAGCTGGTTTAACGCTTTCAATAGATCAAATCCCTAATTTCGCTGCTGCTTTTGAAGCTATAGTTCAAAAACATATAACCGAAGAGCAGCTCATTCCAAAAGTAAATATTGATAGTTATATTGAATTAGATCAAATTACAGATAAATTTTACTCTATCTTGAGTCAAATGGATCCTTTTGGGCCTGGAAATATGCAACCGGTTTTTGCTGCTAAGAATTTATCAATAGTAGGAGAACCCTTGATTCTAAAAGAAAAACATCTAAAACTTACCATTAAAGATAAAAGCGGGAAAAATAAAATTACAGCCATCGGATTTGGAATGGCGGAATACAAAGCGCTTATTATGAATTCAAATACTTTTGAAATAGCATTTACCATACAAGAAAATCACTTTAATGGCGTAAAATCTTTACAGCTTTATCTAAAAGATATCCGCATTGAGTAA
- a CDS encoding TlpA family protein disulfide reductase — MKNLLLSLFVVTAVFSINKARAQSGELKIIDIPELEEIMLQSEGEKLKVINFWATWCKPCIKELPYFVSAQSQFPEVEIIYMSIDFSENADRVEKFAQKKKLNPSGIYLIDDVDYNAWIDKVSPEWSGAIPATLVMKDGKKYFYEKEFHEGELEELIKQKLK, encoded by the coding sequence ATGAAAAATTTACTCCTTAGTTTATTCGTAGTCACTGCAGTATTCTCTATTAATAAAGCCAGGGCTCAAAGTGGAGAACTCAAAATTATTGATATACCAGAATTAGAAGAAATAATGCTTCAATCGGAAGGTGAAAAGCTCAAAGTAATAAACTTTTGGGCTACTTGGTGCAAGCCTTGCATAAAAGAGCTTCCGTATTTTGTGAGTGCGCAAAGCCAATTCCCCGAGGTAGAAATTATTTATATGAGCATTGATTTTTCAGAAAATGCTGACAGAGTAGAAAAATTTGCACAAAAGAAAAAACTCAATCCTTCAGGCATTTATTTAATAGATGATGTAGATTATAACGCATGGATAGATAAGGTTTCTCCTGAATGGTCAGGAGCTATTCCAGCTACTTTGGTTATGAAGGATGGTAAGAAATATTTTTATGAAAAGGAATTTCATGAAGGAGAGTTGGAAGAATTGATTAAGCAAAAATTAAAATAA
- a CDS encoding RluA family pseudouridine synthase — translation MQEDISKNEHEDDGLFEHHQIKVDPKQELLRIDKFLMDRLPNVTRNKVQKAIKDGFVQVNGETIKSNYKIHPNDNIRIALPEPPRDTEVKPENIPLDIVYEDSDFLIVNKEAGMVVHPAHQNWDGTLVNALAYHFQQLPEMEGNEGRPGLVHRIDKDTSGLLVIAKTEKSMTHLARQFFDHSIERTYYALVWGDMEDDEGTIDVNLGRSFKDRRITDAFPDGDFGRTAITHYKVLERLRYVTLIQCNLETGRTHQIRAHLKYIGHPLFNDATYGGDRILKGTQFSKYKSFVDNCFKIIPRQALHAKSLGFIHPFQNKAVQFDSELPVDFKEVLEKWRHYIQFH, via the coding sequence ATGCAAGAAGATATATCAAAAAACGAACATGAAGATGATGGATTGTTTGAACATCATCAAATAAAAGTAGACCCAAAGCAGGAATTATTAAGAATAGATAAATTCTTAATGGACAGGCTTCCGAACGTCACAAGAAATAAGGTGCAAAAAGCCATTAAAGATGGGTTTGTTCAGGTGAATGGAGAAACGATCAAATCTAATTATAAAATCCATCCTAATGATAATATCCGTATTGCATTACCAGAGCCTCCTAGAGATACTGAAGTAAAACCAGAAAATATCCCCCTAGATATTGTATATGAAGATTCAGATTTTCTGATAGTCAATAAAGAAGCAGGAATGGTAGTGCACCCTGCTCATCAAAATTGGGATGGTACTTTAGTTAATGCTTTGGCATATCATTTTCAACAACTACCTGAAATGGAAGGAAATGAAGGCAGACCAGGTCTTGTGCACCGGATTGATAAGGATACGTCCGGTCTTTTGGTAATTGCCAAAACCGAAAAGTCCATGACTCATCTCGCCAGACAGTTTTTTGATCATAGTATTGAAAGAACTTATTACGCTTTAGTGTGGGGTGACATGGAAGATGATGAAGGCACAATTGATGTTAATTTGGGCCGAAGCTTCAAAGACAGAAGAATCACGGATGCATTTCCTGATGGCGATTTTGGTAGAACTGCCATAACACATTACAAAGTATTGGAAAGGTTAAGATATGTAACCCTTATCCAATGCAATTTGGAAACAGGAAGAACCCATCAAATCCGTGCCCATTTGAAATATATTGGCCATCCCCTATTTAATGACGCCACTTACGGAGGTGATAGAATCCTAAAAGGAACTCAATTTTCAAAATATAAATCCTTTGTGGACAATTGTTTCAAAATAATCCCAAGGCAGGCTTTGCATGCCAAATCTTTGGGATTTATTCATCCATTTCAAAATAAGGCGGTTCAATTTGATTCCGAATTGCCAGTAGATTTCAAAGAAGTATTAGAAAAATGGAGACATTATATCCAATTTCACTAA
- a CDS encoding GH3 auxin-responsive promoter family protein, translated as MKKRIHEVELFMKYPNEMQSEVLQKLIYRARNTKFGREYQFEDLKNFKQYQERVPLFTYEELFPYIDQLLKGDQNILWPTEIRWFSKSSGTTNDRSKFIPVSDEALEDCHFKGGKDLLSIYLNNNPDSRLFTGKNLSIGGSQQVNQFDNNSNSFYGDVSAVIMKNLPFWVQIIRTPSLEIALMDEWEGKIEAMANATMKEDVTSLTGVPTWTVVLLQRILELSGKDDISEVWPNLELFIHGAVSFVPYQPLFKDLIKSPRMNYLETYNASEGFFGIQDSMDSDEMLLMLDYGIFYEFIPLENADQKQPKTIRLDDVELNKVYELVISTNAGLWRYRIGDTIRFTSLSPYRIKISGRTKHFINAFGEELMIENAEKAIATACNKTGVIIDNFTAAPKYLEQGKSGAHEWVIEFSKEPDNIEEFANTLDDEIRKINSDYDAKRHKDIALHCLVIHKVPQGTFYEWMRKRGKLGGQNKVPRLSNNRKYLDDLLEMVVKK; from the coding sequence ATGAAGAAAAGAATTCACGAAGTGGAGCTTTTCATGAAATACCCAAATGAAATGCAAAGTGAAGTACTTCAAAAACTGATTTATAGAGCAAGGAACACTAAATTTGGAAGAGAATATCAATTTGAGGATTTAAAGAATTTTAAGCAATATCAAGAAAGAGTTCCATTATTTACTTACGAAGAGTTATTCCCCTATATAGACCAACTCTTAAAAGGAGACCAAAATATACTGTGGCCAACTGAAATCAGATGGTTTTCTAAATCTTCAGGAACCACCAACGATAGAAGTAAATTCATTCCCGTTTCAGATGAAGCATTGGAAGATTGCCATTTTAAAGGTGGCAAAGATTTATTATCGATTTATCTAAACAACAATCCTGATTCCAGGCTTTTTACGGGAAAGAACCTTAGCATAGGTGGAAGCCAGCAGGTCAATCAATTTGACAATAATTCCAACTCATTTTATGGTGATGTTTCTGCAGTCATCATGAAAAATCTCCCTTTTTGGGTCCAAATTATCAGGACCCCCAGCTTGGAAATAGCCTTGATGGACGAATGGGAAGGAAAAATTGAAGCCATGGCTAATGCTACCATGAAGGAGGACGTCACGAGCCTTACAGGCGTACCCACTTGGACTGTAGTTCTTTTGCAGAGAATTCTGGAGCTTAGCGGAAAAGATGATATTTCAGAGGTTTGGCCCAATTTAGAATTATTTATTCATGGAGCAGTTTCATTTGTTCCCTACCAGCCTCTTTTCAAGGATTTAATAAAATCCCCAAGAATGAATTACTTGGAAACTTATAATGCTTCTGAAGGATTTTTTGGAATTCAAGACAGTATGGATTCAGATGAAATGCTTCTAATGCTAGATTATGGAATCTTCTATGAGTTCATTCCTTTAGAAAATGCTGACCAAAAACAACCCAAAACCATTCGTTTGGATGATGTAGAACTCAATAAAGTTTATGAACTAGTCATCAGTACGAATGCAGGTTTGTGGAGATATAGAATTGGTGATACCATCCGATTTACTTCTTTAAGCCCTTATAGAATTAAGATCAGTGGTAGAACCAAACATTTCATAAATGCATTTGGAGAAGAGTTGATGATAGAAAATGCTGAAAAAGCTATAGCCACGGCCTGCAACAAAACTGGAGTCATCATTGATAATTTCACGGCTGCTCCCAAATATCTGGAACAAGGAAAAAGCGGGGCGCATGAATGGGTTATAGAATTTTCAAAAGAGCCAGATAATATTGAAGAATTTGCTAATACATTAGATGATGAGATAAGAAAAATAAATTCTGATTATGATGCCAAAAGACACAAAGATATTGCATTACATTGTCTAGTAATTCACAAAGTCCCACAAGGTACTTTTTATGAATGGATGAGAAAAAGAGGCAAATTAGGTGGTCAGAATAAAGTTCCTAGATTATCAAATAATAGAAAGTACTTAGATGATTTATTGGAGATGGTGGTGAAAAAATAA
- the lptB gene encoding LPS export ABC transporter ATP-binding protein produces the protein MILRAENLVKKYSKRTVVDHISVSVEQGEIVGLLGPNGAGKTTSFYMIVGLVKPNSGQIFLDEQNITGLPMYKRAKKGVGYLAQEASVFRSLTVEENLMAVLEMRKISNAARKEKMESLLEEFSLGHVRKNKGMVLSGGERRRTEIARALAMDPAFILLDEPFAGVDPIAVEEIQTIVGRLKEKNIGILITDHNVNETLSITDRAYLMFEGKLLKAGTAEDLANDEQVRRVYLGKHFELKRKL, from the coding sequence ATGATATTAAGAGCTGAAAATCTTGTTAAGAAATATTCAAAAAGGACTGTAGTTGACCATATTTCTGTAAGTGTGGAACAGGGAGAGATCGTTGGACTTTTAGGACCCAATGGTGCTGGGAAAACCACTTCTTTTTATATGATAGTGGGCTTAGTAAAGCCGAACTCCGGTCAAATATTTCTAGATGAACAAAATATCACTGGTCTCCCTATGTATAAAAGAGCAAAAAAGGGAGTTGGATATTTGGCGCAGGAAGCTTCGGTGTTCAGATCTCTTACAGTGGAAGAGAACCTTATGGCAGTTTTAGAAATGAGGAAAATCAGCAATGCTGCTAGAAAAGAAAAAATGGAAAGTTTGCTGGAAGAATTTAGTCTAGGACATGTTCGCAAAAATAAAGGCATGGTGTTGTCAGGTGGTGAAAGAAGAAGAACTGAAATTGCCAGAGCATTAGCTATGGATCCTGCTTTTATATTATTAGATGAACCTTTTGCCGGAGTCGACCCAATTGCCGTGGAAGAGATTCAAACTATAGTAGGCAGATTAAAAGAAAAAAATATTGGGATTCTTATAACCGATCATAACGTTAACGAAACGCTTTCTATTACTGATAGGGCTTACTTGATGTTCGAAGGGAAACTGCTGAAGGCTGGAACTGCTGAAGACTTGGCAAATGATGAACAAGTACGTAGAGTATATTTAGGTAAGCATTTCGAATTAAAACGAAAACTATAA
- a CDS encoding thioredoxin family protein: MKKLISLSLLLIALMAFSFKKGGYEVGDKATDFSLKNVDGKMVSMDSFEDAKGYMIIFTCNTCPYSVAYEDRIIALHEKYADKGVPVIAINPNDDEKSPKDSFEKMILRAKEKGFPFPYVYDETQEITKAYGATNTPHVYVLDANRTVKYIGAIDNNTKSAEKADKKYVEDAVEAILNGTEVPEKKTKAIGCTIKWAS; the protein is encoded by the coding sequence ATGAAAAAGTTAATTTCATTATCGCTTTTACTAATTGCTTTGATGGCTTTTAGTTTTAAAAAAGGTGGATACGAAGTAGGGGATAAGGCTACAGATTTTTCCCTTAAGAATGTTGATGGAAAAATGGTTTCCATGGATTCATTTGAAGATGCAAAAGGCTATATGATTATTTTCACTTGTAATACTTGTCCCTATTCTGTTGCTTATGAAGACAGGATAATTGCTCTACATGAAAAATATGCCGATAAAGGTGTACCTGTAATTGCCATCAATCCAAATGATGATGAGAAATCTCCTAAAGATTCTTTTGAGAAAATGATTTTAAGGGCGAAAGAAAAAGGATTCCCGTTTCCTTATGTTTATGATGAAACCCAAGAAATCACAAAAGCTTATGGAGCTACTAATACACCACATGTTTACGTTTTAGATGCAAATAGGACTGTAAAATATATTGGAGCGATTGATAATAATACAAAATCAGCTGAAAAAGCAGATAAAAAATATGTTGAAGATGCAGTCGAAGCTATTTTAAATGGAACCGAAGTACCAGAAAAGAAGACCAAGGCCATTGGATGTACAATTAAGTGGGCATCATAA
- a CDS encoding carboxypeptidase regulatory-like domain-containing protein — protein MKKLLTITVAIIALTLVSCSQEENLVVEKEQLEGILIEEFNDQNQRTMPRRKVDGAGVSVRRLAGSSRTVNSLNSYKSEEVSYALTDENGEFSLDGIPEGNYVVVFEYEDLPTNPDSNNQIIISGSNDQKISVEGLIENESIYIETSVE, from the coding sequence ATGAAAAAACTATTAACAATTACCGTTGCTATTATTGCTTTAACACTTGTATCATGCAGTCAAGAGGAGAATTTGGTTGTGGAAAAAGAACAATTAGAAGGAATATTAATTGAAGAGTTTAATGACCAGAATCAAAGAACGATGCCCAGAAGAAAGGTGGATGGTGCAGGTGTAAGTGTAAGGAGATTGGCAGGTTCTTCAAGAACAGTTAATTCGTTGAATTCCTACAAATCAGAAGAAGTAAGTTATGCTCTTACAGATGAAAATGGAGAGTTCTCATTAGATGGAATTCCAGAAGGAAATTATGTAGTGGTTTTTGAATATGAGGATTTGCCAACCAATCCTGATTCGAATAACCAAATTATCATTTCAGGGTCTAATGATCAGAAAATATCTGTAGAGGGTCTTATTGAGAATGAGTCAATCTATATTGAGACTAGTGTCGAGTAA
- a CDS encoding 1-acyl-sn-glycerol-3-phosphate acyltransferase: MEYLEAFDSIRPYNDSEVNEAVQRLIQHPFFDQVSKRVFPEKSTDQLKEALTDVNTIKEFQKVMMYPTARRVLDNSSDGISHDGFDKINADKSYLFISNHRDIVLDSTILNVLLFELGIDTTEVAIGNNLLVNEWVTDLAKLNKNFIVNRNIPPREMYSYSQTLSSYIRYTILEKKTSIWIAQREGRTKDGDDQTQQGLLKMIGLSGGKYFYENYAPLRMAPMAISYEYDPCDVLKAREIASKMAGKPIEKTPEDDLQSMIAGITGVKGRVHISIGKIVDEKLQEIREIKNKNDQMQALADLIDERVHKSYKLWPNNFIAYDWLYEERFSDHYTKEEAEKFEAYLHKQAQNFSANFNELKDPLLAMYANPVKNKLKVEGMAESEL; encoded by the coding sequence ATGGAGTATTTGGAAGCATTTGATTCGATTAGACCTTATAATGATTCAGAGGTGAATGAAGCCGTTCAGCGCTTGATTCAGCATCCATTTTTTGATCAAGTTTCTAAAAGAGTTTTTCCTGAGAAATCAACGGATCAACTCAAAGAAGCTCTAACTGATGTGAATACCATTAAGGAATTCCAGAAAGTAATGATGTATCCTACCGCACGTAGGGTACTTGATAACAGCTCTGATGGAATATCGCATGATGGTTTTGATAAAATCAATGCGGATAAATCTTATCTTTTTATCTCCAATCATAGAGATATTGTATTGGACTCCACTATTTTAAATGTATTGTTATTTGAATTAGGAATAGATACCACAGAAGTAGCGATTGGCAATAACTTATTGGTAAATGAATGGGTAACAGATCTTGCCAAATTAAATAAGAATTTTATTGTCAATAGAAATATCCCTCCAAGGGAAATGTATTCCTACTCACAGACACTATCTTCTTACATTCGATATACAATTTTGGAGAAAAAAACTTCCATTTGGATAGCTCAGCGAGAGGGTAGAACCAAAGATGGAGATGATCAAACCCAACAAGGCCTATTGAAAATGATTGGCTTAAGTGGAGGGAAATATTTTTATGAAAATTATGCCCCACTTAGAATGGCTCCTATGGCCATTTCCTATGAATATGATCCATGCGATGTATTAAAAGCTAGAGAAATAGCTTCAAAAATGGCTGGTAAACCTATTGAAAAAACGCCTGAGGATGATTTGCAAAGTATGATTGCGGGGATAACAGGTGTAAAGGGTAGAGTTCATATTTCCATCGGCAAGATTGTGGATGAAAAATTACAGGAAATTCGTGAAATCAAAAATAAAAATGATCAAATGCAGGCTTTAGCCGATTTGATTGATGAGCGTGTGCACAAAAGCTACAAACTTTGGCCAAATAATTTTATTGCTTACGATTGGTTGTATGAAGAGCGGTTTTCAGATCATTATACAAAAGAAGAAGCAGAAAAATTTGAGGCTTACCTACATAAGCAAGCCCAAAATTTCTCTGCTAATTTTAATGAATTAAAAGATCCGCTTTTGGCTATGTATGCCAATCCTGTTAAAAATAAATTAAAAGTTGAAGGAATGGCAGAGAGCGAATTATAA
- a CDS encoding porin family protein: MNKVIFVLPLLILSSFLVKAQSDQSGIRASLNLSNLYVESVDDENTKPGFAVGVYFRKGLSDQISIQPEINYSLKGSQINYDGFFSGSGKYRYNLSYVEIPVLANFHVGESLYFSAGPYVASLIAVKVKNVDGDGTVNNVEEYDRDDFNTWDYGLAAGVGFDFTGGTAGVRYNYGLVDVAPDGNGLDNGKNSVLQFFIGFEF, encoded by the coding sequence ATGAATAAAGTAATTTTTGTATTGCCATTATTAATTTTGAGTTCATTTCTTGTGAAAGCTCAATCCGATCAAAGCGGAATTAGAGCATCTTTGAACTTATCAAATTTATATGTGGAATCAGTGGATGATGAAAATACAAAACCGGGATTTGCAGTTGGGGTTTATTTTCGAAAAGGTTTATCTGATCAAATCAGTATTCAACCAGAGATTAATTATAGTTTAAAAGGGTCTCAAATTAATTACGATGGTTTTTTTAGCGGAAGTGGAAAGTATCGATATAATTTATCGTATGTTGAAATACCTGTTTTGGCTAACTTTCATGTAGGCGAGAGTTTATATTTTAGTGCTGGTCCTTATGTTGCCTCCTTAATTGCTGTTAAAGTAAAAAATGTGGACGGTGATGGAACAGTTAACAACGTTGAAGAATACGATAGAGATGATTTTAATACTTGGGACTACGGTTTAGCAGCAGGAGTTGGATTTGATTTTACAGGCGGAACAGCAGGAGTTAGATATAATTATGGATTAGTTGACGTTGCTCCTGACGGAAATGGATTAGATAATGGAAAGAATTCAGTTTTACAATTCTTCATTGGTTTTGAGTTTTAA